GATGAAGTGTTGAGGTGTAAAGACTGGAGGTGGGTTTCACCACCACAGCACACTTGACAGGGGTTTCCAGGGCAGCTTAGGGCTGTTCCCGACACAAATGGAGAAAAGCATGATCCTAAATCCCTGAGAAGACGGTCTGGCATGGATTGTGCTTGTTTTTAAGAATTaagttttgtactttttataactatttgataggacagtggatagaggaggaaacctgagagagtgagagagagagagagagagagagagagagagagagtgaggaatgacatgtgtgaaaggaaccacaggttggAATTGAACCCAGGtggcccacttggaggactaaagcctctgtacatggggcactaCCTGACTCTagaccaggggttcccaaacctTTCAGGTCGTGAGCCCCAAAATAAGGGTGACAGAAACTGGGGACCCCCCACTGTTCTGTAAGGTGGTTAGTTAGGTATATAACGTAGCAACAGCCACGCACACACTAATAAAGCTAATCGAAAAACtagtaacacaaaataaaacagcctaaaagaattaaaacattcatttgCATTTCACTTAATGATGCTGTCTTATATGACACTGGACTActtttgtatatttacaaaaatggtaAAAAGATATACTTTTATGGAAGGCATCTTGCGACCCCCCTCTTGGTTGCTGGCGACCCACCTTGGGCttccgacccccactttgggaaccactacTCTAGACCATTGGGGCCCCCCTTGCATGGATTGTTATGCAGGATCCATTTTGATTAGTCAtgaccagcaggtgaatctgtgtCCGTCCTGAAGGGTAGACTCTGTATTCAGGGACTTCAGAGCGCTgtttgattttatattttaatatatttcaatTTGAATGTCTTATTTTTGCTCTGTCTTGTTTAGGTCTGCAGCTCAGAGGGAACTTCCTTCCAGAATAATTATCTGATCAGACAATGTGAGATTTATTTTATCCTGATATAAGGTGTTCTGACCTTTCCCACAGACAGGGCAGCGGTGtggtctctctcctgtgtgcagTCTCTCGTGGGACTTCAGGCTGTGGGGGGTCTCTCAGAGATTTTCCACAGAAGCTGCAGAGGAACCCTCCTCCCCCTGAGTGACAGAACATGTGACGACGAAGCTCGGTCTTCTGAGAGAAACTCTTATCGCAGTCGGAGCAGTGATACGGCTTCTCTCCACTGTGGATCCTCAGGTGAGACTCCAGGTTACCTGAGACACAgtcagagtcagtcagctggtCGCTGCACGTCACAACAGTTTGCAAATCTGAGTTCACCTGTCTGCTAATAAGCTTGTTACCTTTctgactgaagctcctcccaCAGTGCTGACAGTTGTGAGGTTTCTCCCCTGTGTGCAGCTTCATGTGGTTCCTTAGAGAGCCGCCATTAGCCAGCAGCTTGGGACAGAGCGGACACTGAACCTGAGAGAGGAACATGCAACCcagtcattttaaaaaccttctGTTCAAACTGTTAACTAAATGCATTTTTGGAACATGTCGAACAATGTCGTGAGCCTGTTATGGACTCGAATGATTCATCATGAAAATACATTGCAGTAAACAGCTCTGCGCTTCATCATCAGGAGAGTTTGGAAGATAAGTGGACTGGTTTCTCAACTTGCAATCCAACACAATATGGCTTCATACTGGAAGAAACCAATGAACTTTTCAATCAATAAAATTCATTGATATCTTTAAGTATCCGTGTTATAACCGGGATCGAGTAAAACCAGTGGGTTGTTTTAGAAGCAATACAGCACCTCAGGGTGAGTTCAAGCTCCATATCTTTAATAAAGACTCCCTGGCTGGTTATTGTCACTAAAATCAAACTTTTAGAACGTTGAGTCATAATTACTTTAAATCTTTTGACGTTAATATTTTTCTCCAGCATGCACACGTCTTCTCTCCTTTTGTGTACACATTGATGCATATAATGTATGTATATCAGTGTTTAACCTCCACACGTAGCTCTTTGGAATAGTGTGACTCCATCAGGTGGACTGGCATACATCTGAACGTCCAGACAGAACCTATATCAGTGTATACCTCCTCCTACCTTTGGAGTCTGAGTGTAGGTCACTCTGCTGCAGTGCAGGAGGCGGTGAATGCGTAGGGACGGCCGCCGTGCGAAGGCTTTCCCACAGTGATGGCAGACATACGGCTTCTCCCCTGAGTGTAGCACCAGGTGCTCCTTCAGGTCCCACTTCAGGCTGTACGTCTTCTCACAGTGAGGGCAGGAGAAGGGACGTTCCCCTCGGTGATTCATCTGCAACAACACCATCATTGGAGTTAAACTGTGTTATTAGCACAGCtttgtctctgctctgtgtgtttggggtTAATGACTCAGATCTCAAGCTTGCCCTCGTCctcttttttatactttttatttattcatttatttacatgtaCAAAGAACACGAGATCATCATGGGTGTTACAGGTAAGATCAAAGTATTCTTTTACACATACATCATGGTATAATGTCTTACTATTCAAGGTGCATACACAATCCATTTTTCCCAGCGTTCAATGCATTTCTCCAACTGATGTCTTAAAACAAAAGTAGTCTCTCCATACAGTAAATTTCTTGAATGATCCGCGCCACTGGTCCAGTGTTGGAGGGTCTGGTTGCAACCATTTCCTAGTTATTGCTTTCCTACTACTTGCCAAGAGTATCTTCAATAAATATTATCCTTCTGTAGGACTGTATTTTACCGAGATATAAAGTAACAAAAGAGAAATCTAAATCCACCccaattattttattgatctcGGTAGCCCCCTCTCTCCAGAATGACTGGATTTTCGGACAGGcccaaaaaacatgaaagtgatTAGCCATAGAGGTTCCACATTGTCTCCAACAGAAGCCTCGGCTCTGTGTGCCTGTTTGCAGTGCTGTTATTTTAGGAGTTATAAAAAATCTCACTACATTCTTCCAGCCGAACTCTCTCAGTGATCTTGAGTTTGCAGTGGTCGCTTGTGTCTCACATATTTCCATCCAGATCTCTTCTGATATTTGTATTTCTGACTCCTTCTCCCAGTTTTGTTTAATGGATAACGTAGAATGATTTTTAGAGGCTTGTATACGTCCGTATATTCTTGAGACCaactttttattgtcttttttttggtaTGCATCATGAAATATAGAAATCAAATTGTAttccttctcctctttgacCTGTAAGTTCTTATTGTAATAGTCTCTGACTTGCAGGTATCTATGGAAGTCCTGCTTTTCCAGTCCAAATGTGTCTGAAATTAACTCACAACTCTGAAATCTTCTGTTTGAGGTGAGTAAACAAAAGGACGTGATACCTCTCCTAACCCACTGTTTAAAGCCCCTGTCCAATCTAGCAGGTTCAAATTATGGATCATATGCAACCCAATTCAAGACCCCAGCCTGTTTCTCTATTTGTAACTTCCTCAAAACCTTAAACCATAGCTTAAGAGTGAATAAAGTCCATCGATTCAAGCTGTTATAATGTCTTTCAGCTTGGCTTTTATTTCCTAGTATAGATTGTATTGGAATTGTATTGGGGTTTCAATTGCGCAGCATAATAATAATCCTGTAAGCATGGTAAAGCTCTTCCTCCCTTCTCTTTTTTCAGTTGCAGTGTCTTGAACTGAACCCTAGGTCTTCTACTGTTCCAAACGAACCTTGAGATCCAGGCATTCCACTTATCAAATTGTTTTTGGGGTACCTCTAGAGGCAATGACTGGAAGAGATAAAGAAGACG
The genomic region above belongs to Labrus bergylta chromosome 21, fLabBer1.1, whole genome shotgun sequence and contains:
- the LOC136177309 gene encoding LOW QUALITY PROTEIN: zinc finger protein 408-like (The sequence of the model RefSeq protein was modified relative to this genomic sequence to represent the inferred CDS: deleted 1 base in 1 codon), translating into MVLLQMNHRGERPFSCPHCEKTYSLKWDLKEHLVLHSGEKPYVCHHCGKAFARRPSLRIHRLLHCSRVTYTQTPKVQCPLCPKLLANGGSLRNHMKLHTGEKPHNCQHCGRSFSQKGNKLISRQVNSDLQTVVTCSDQLTDSDCVSGNLESHLRIHSGEKPYHCSDCDKSFSQKTELRRHMFCHSGGGGFLCSFCGKSLRDPHSLKSHERLHTGERPHRCPVCGKGYTMATKLRRHIKTPHAAKKPFSCHCGASYTVRQSLLRHQAQHPVDGGANKERAESQGGPQEEGKGEGSQKGNGENTDSNKRVYLRSGHQKPIRGRPKKYSLPGENRAGQGKRRRIQGKEDAAEREGEKEALGDVVYILSEDLSSQSSAPLMLTTDNSLPGGAGSVLVEVVISDGAEQCIVVQGQQTVGELLILQEERSGVCSVAQTVEINTG